GTAAAAGCCAATTAAATTCAacttacaaaatcaaaatcgttTCCGATGAAAAACagcaaattttgtaattttaactcAAGTTTCTATAAAGTGTTTGTTAGCACAAAACTACTAATTAGATGCTACTGGGATCGCTTGGCATTTTCTTGGGGAATTTAAATCGCTTTGCATTATTAAAGTTCATAAGGATAAGACGAAAGACGAACACTCTGATCAAGTTAATTATAACAAGTCAAAGGTTTAATTAAAAGCTCTGTCAGTCAGAACGCAAGCAAGGTATAAAtggaaacaaaattataaacttaaCATTTATTCGTAGTTTAAATGAGAAGACATCGCGAGAGGAATGCGGACGGCTCTCAATCACACAATCGTGTTGGCTGTTCAGTTATAGCGAGCGCAGGTCAGATCACGACAAGGAAATCCTGTAACATTGACACAAAGTTCACGATGGAAGTTCGAGATGGGGTCCGCGTAGCAACTGTAAGCGTGTGTTAGATTGAAGCTATAGGTACACAGCGTTAGTAATTCCAAGTTTGGAATACTTCCTCGAGATTAGATTCTTAGTATGGGTGCGTTGGAACTTCGCGCCGACGGAGATGTGGTAAAGGAGGGAGGTGTCCCTGCTGTATTTCTTGGAGCTGTAGCTGCAGCTTCTTGACATATAGGTCCGGAGAGCGCGCTCTCCCCAAGTTTGAGGAGTCGGTCTCTCAACTGGTATGCCGTGGTTGCGCTTGTCCAAGTAGGTGATCAAGTCGTCATAGTAATTCCTCTGGTAATCGTATAGATAGTTGTATTGGGAGAATTTTGGTCTGGAAAAAGAAACACAATTCATTTATCACTAGTCAAATTTTGTGAAAaccttattattgtttataacaGATTTATAATTGTCACTAATGAATCAAAACTTGtaatttatactcgtaatacctAAACAATCATTGGAGGtagctaaaatatatttatcaatgGTGCTTGTAATGACTCGTTTACctctaatattttcataaattatacaTCTTTAAAAATAACCACAGCTGTAGtcgttatgtaaataaaattaatgtttacaCGACTACTGTGACACCTTGAAGCAGTGcgttgattattttaaaaactgatgtgttataattaatttaatctttttttatatactaattTAAGAACACTACTgtgtcttaatttatttataacactttCAGCGTAAAAAACTGTTACGTGACTCGAAAATACCTTTAACTATCGTCATTGCTTTCCTGAACTTTATAATAGATTctgacgaattgagaacctacttttttgaagtcggttaaacagAGGTGAACAGTAAAGAGTTGCGAATTATTTGTATGCGATTTCTGTGCAGTTGTATGTATACTAACCTAACCCAGTGTTTGCAAACAAGTCTCTTTTCTCCAGCATGCGCTGGGTTTTGTGGCGGCGGTGTCTCGGCTTCCTCGGCCTTGGCGGCTTCCCCGGCCTCAGCGGGCGCGTCTCCCGCGGGCGGGGCATCCGCTGCCGCGGCCGCAGGCGCCGGAGTCTCCTCTACGACATCGTCCCACATGGTGGTTGGTTACTCTGAGATCAAAAGCCACTATTATTGCATTACACCAATAAACTAAACACGAAGTTATTTCCGAACAATAACTGTATTCGTAATTGCAGTCACTGTACCACGCACCTACTAGGAGGCGGTGTTGTAGAACGTGTGAAGAGGTTGGCGGATCGTCTACGACTGATGCTGTAGCCTGGTGAGTCGGCAGCCACCCGATATATCTCCCTTTGACCCCAGCTGACTGTCGTAAGCACTATTGGGGTTGGCTGCCAATGATTTTCTGTCGATACACCGGCTGTGCATCGCAAAATTGTCATGGCTAATTACCATGCCAATTTATATGTTACGCTTTGATGTGTTTGAGCAAAACGTGTAATTTGTAGAATGCCCGTTAATTGACGCGTTTGACTTGCGAatgataaacaaattattacggCAGTCtggatattttaaatattcgggGATCGAGAAAAgttatttgcttttatttatttttaaatacacagTGCCGAGCCAATTTATGTCATGACTATAATTTGGCTGATTACATGTGCGATGTATTTGTTGAAAAACGTGTAAACGCTAAGTACTCACAGTTTTATTAATATGAAGCCTTCAGTATCTTCTAATCATTCTtgaaaaaattttactaattatgaATTGTCTAACGACTTAAGATACTGTAGTAATACAGTAGTTAGTCGTTAATAACTAGTAGTACGTAATACACTACTAAAAATCTCACAAGCTCTATAAGAACTTTAATCTTATGCCTGACCTGGACCTGCAACTGAGTAATTCATGCTATAATTTCATACCCATTCGTCTCCAGCTGTAGAAGGTAACCGGAAGACGCAAAATGCTATTTTTATTcaggaatttaaattttacgtaATGTTTGAACATTCCTTTATCAGAAGTTATCGCATATAACTTGTTCACCCTTCAGTGCCAGGTAACCCTTCATAAAGGAGAAGGGGATATGCAGCTACCACCCACCATACTGCTCCAATGCATTGACGGGCGTAGAatataaagtttgattttgtAGCGAGTCACCGAGATCTAATACTACCAACTTTCAACTCCGGGCTAACAATTTTGAGATACAGTAAGTCTTTGGAAGATAGAAAAGGTCAATATCTTATAGCCCAATCCAGGAGTCAAACGCAGTGATCCGAAGACAGATAGACTAACGATTGGAACAAAAAGGCAGGGAATAAATTGATAGTCTATGTTTGTAGAACcatgatgaaaatataaaaaaattaaatgaaaatgaaaatgaaaatgattcGGCCTCGAAAACCCAGGGATACccctgtataaaagtatatggaagtgataatatgatgtataactaaggatctggttaaataaaagtatgtcatataatattacttgaagaaataaaaaacatttatatcaatcttcttgctcaaaaagtACGCTGTAAGTATTATCAGGATTTTTACATAAGTAAATTGGCGAATTCTGTATTTAATTCTgagtaggctaattcactacATTTGATATAGTTGACATATTTGATATAGTTCACTATATTTGAtatagttgacatatacgaaattgtgattctatgtaacaaatgtcatcaggtgcttactggtgaatattatacagtatgtagatgacattttgtcaattgatttgatgtttattttaataggttgttattaaaaaccaaaatagtgaatagaccagcaggGCCGGgaatgggcattcccttttttCTATGCTTTTATCAaggttttatgtaaatttaagttaaaatggaaaaataatcgTTAGAAGTGTCGGAAAAATTCATCAGCGCCTGGGACGTTTCATCAAAACATAATCCCCCCAATATATAATTTACCATGGGATGTACGTCTTAATTATGATCTACAATAAAACTCCACGATAAAAACTATTCTTTAACATATTCTACCTTCTAAACAATGGTCACGAAAGTTTTCACAGATTTGCGCGTTGAAGTCCTGggctagttaaatataacaaCTTAATGTACAAACACAACCTATGTTGTAAGGTATAGGGAACTGCAGATCAATTAatctttatatgtatatgtatctAGCGAATGAGGAAGGGGTTATTAATTTACAGTACTGGTAAACGGTGTAAATAAGAGTATGTGCCAAAATCGACGGATGACAAGATTATACGTACTCTGGTTCTAATATTTCATCAGTCATGCTAAATtgcttaaaactaaattatccaAGGTTTGTGCAAAACATTCCATTTATTACCGACCGACGATAAAATTATGACTAAACAGCGGACAAGTTAATAttgttttgacagcctccgtggcgcagtggtacgcgcggtggatttacaagacggaggtcctgggttcgatccccggctgggccgattgaggttttcttaattggtctaggtctggctattgggaggcttcgaccgtggctatttaccaccctaccggcaaagacgtaccgccaagcgaattaacgttccggtacgacgccgtgtaaaaaccgaggaaggggtgtggattgacTTCCTACTCcgaacaagttaacccgctaccatcttagattatatcatcatttaccatcaggtgagattgtggtcaaggaaatttaaagaataaaaatagtttacaaaactaaaaaatcatGTTATCACACTCCTCCTAAAGTAGCTAGCGTAGTTCATGTTCCCGTGGAAACAttggaataaaatttaaaaacatattactcgctgataatgtagttatccattggtgaaaaattttataaatctatTCAATGGTTTAGACTTGAAAGCGTAACATATAAACAGACAATCTCACATTagcaatttttaatataagtaagaATATCTTAGAAtttaatctaaactaaaaatttgtaattaaatgaaaaaatt
This genomic interval from Bicyclus anynana chromosome Z, ilBicAnyn1.1, whole genome shotgun sequence contains the following:
- the LOC112050549 gene encoding flightin, whose product is MWDDVVEETPAPAAAAADAPPAGDAPAEAGEAAKAEEAETPPPQNPAHAGEKRLVCKHWVRPKFSQYNYLYDYQRNYYDDLITYLDKRNHGIPVERPTPQTWGERALRTYMSRSCSYSSKKYSRDTSLLYHISVGAKFQRTHTKNLISRKYSKLGITNAVYL